The Bacteroidales bacterium genome window below encodes:
- the thiL gene encoding thiamine-phosphate kinase produces MDLEKTNRTELSELGEFGLIDLLTRNISLENKSSLYGVGDDAAVIDNKGRLTLVSTDLLVEGVHFDLSYTPLRHLGYKAAVANISDIVAMNGIARQLLVGLSVSNRFPVEALEELYAGIRQACKVYHVDLVGGDTTSSVRGLFLSVTIVGEVDPDEVVYRHTAHENDLVCVSGDLGGAYMGLLLLEREKAAFQGDPNLQPDLEGFDYILERQLKPEPRTDIIRLLKEAHVKPTAMIDISDGLGSEILHICSGSKLGCRIYEDKIPIDPTTINMAGVFGISPWTAALNGGEDYELLFTIDQKDFEKARSIPGISIIGHMTELSQGANLVTGDEQLVEITAQGWNALRRNLKLINIVPNSKFRI; encoded by the coding sequence ATGGACCTGGAAAAAACTAACCGCACCGAACTGTCGGAACTCGGAGAGTTCGGCCTGATCGACCTCCTGACCAGGAATATCAGCCTGGAGAATAAAAGCAGCCTGTACGGTGTGGGCGATGATGCAGCTGTCATAGATAACAAGGGCAGGCTTACCCTTGTTTCCACCGATTTGCTGGTGGAAGGTGTGCATTTCGACCTGTCATACACGCCGCTGAGGCACCTGGGATATAAAGCCGCTGTGGCGAATATCTCCGATATTGTTGCCATGAACGGCATTGCCAGGCAGCTGCTTGTGGGTCTTTCAGTCTCCAACCGATTCCCGGTGGAAGCACTGGAAGAACTCTACGCCGGCATCCGCCAGGCCTGTAAAGTTTACCATGTCGACCTCGTCGGAGGCGATACCACATCCAGCGTCAGGGGATTGTTCCTGTCTGTTACCATCGTAGGGGAGGTTGATCCGGATGAAGTTGTCTACCGCCATACGGCGCATGAAAATGACCTGGTTTGCGTCAGCGGCGACCTGGGCGGTGCTTACATGGGCCTCCTTTTGCTGGAAAGGGAAAAGGCGGCATTTCAGGGTGACCCGAATCTGCAGCCAGACCTGGAAGGTTTTGATTATATCCTGGAACGACAGCTAAAACCCGAACCCAGGACCGACATTATCCGCCTGCTGAAAGAAGCACATGTAAAACCGACTGCCATGATCGATATTTCCGATGGTCTTGGCTCGGAGATCCTGCATATCTGCTCCGGTTCAAAACTTGGGTGCCGGATCTATGAAGATAAAATCCCTATCGACCCGACCACAATCAATATGGCCGGCGTTTTTGGCATCAGCCCGTGGACAGCTGCCCTGAACGGCGGGGAAGATTATGAACTGCTCTTCACCATCGACCAGAAAGACTTTGAGAAGGCCAGGTCCATTCCCGGTATATCAATCATCGGCCATATGACGGAATTATCACAGGGAGCGAACCTGGTCACCGGCGATGAGCAATTAGTGGAAATAACAGCTCAGGGCTGGAACGCATTAAGGAGAAATTTAAAATTGATTAATATAGTCCCTAATTCAAAATTTAGAATTTAG
- a CDS encoding sulfatase-like hydrolase/transferase: MTFIIGIRFDVVISGYILLLPFIIISVLFIRNKHYAWIYRVLFYWVFILFTMAFAVCAADIPYFNQFFSRFSIGAFQWIDSPAFMFKMIFQEPRYFIIILPLIVFLFLFYKLLRRIFKFSPDQSGSIHFSLKIVVSILFLGLIFIGIRGRIQEKSPIKVGTAYFCDNAFLNQLGLNPVFTLMRSYFDSLDEKNKSIALIDDNLAIQNVRKYLGIDQPIGDYPVARRILPDSSGENNYNVVIVIMESMSTARMERHGNTKHLTPFLDSLSHKSYYFENIYTAGIHTFNGVFSTLFSFPAIYRQNPMKESTMFKYNGIGNTLKKNGYSTTYFTTHDGQFDNIEGFLRANDFENIITLSDYPSKEAKTTLGVPDDFMFEFSIPVIDNLYKEKKPFFVAFMTASDHGPYYLPDYFKPKNKNIKDQMVEYADWSLRKFISLASAKEWFNNTIFVFVADHGAPINTVYDIPMDYHHTPLIFYAPGILKEARTFDCIGGQIDIFPTIMGILNQSYINNTLGIDLLSDTRPYIFINHEDKFGVINQEYLLIMKNDNGKALYKYRNKDKKDYQNEQQQLLHEIEEYTISNLQVFQFLMQSEKKYIE, encoded by the coding sequence ATGACCTTCATTATCGGGATCAGGTTTGATGTGGTGATTTCAGGGTATATACTGTTGCTGCCTTTCATCATCATTTCCGTCCTGTTCATACGCAATAAACATTATGCTTGGATTTATCGTGTATTATTTTACTGGGTTTTCATTTTGTTTACCATGGCATTTGCCGTCTGTGCAGCCGATATCCCATATTTCAACCAGTTTTTTTCGCGTTTTTCAATAGGGGCATTTCAATGGATTGATAGCCCGGCTTTTATGTTTAAAATGATTTTCCAGGAGCCCAGGTATTTTATCATCATCTTGCCGCTGATTGTTTTCTTATTTCTCTTCTATAAATTGTTAAGAAGGATCTTTAAGTTTTCACCGGATCAATCCGGAAGTATTCATTTCTCTTTGAAAATTGTCGTGAGTATATTATTCCTGGGATTGATTTTTATTGGGATACGCGGTAGGATCCAGGAAAAATCGCCTATAAAAGTCGGTACAGCATACTTTTGTGATAACGCTTTTTTAAATCAGCTTGGATTGAACCCGGTGTTTACTTTAATGCGAAGTTATTTTGACAGCCTGGATGAAAAAAATAAATCTATTGCATTGATAGATGATAATCTGGCTATCCAAAATGTTCGGAAATACCTGGGTATCGATCAGCCTATCGGTGATTACCCGGTTGCCAGGCGGATTTTGCCCGATTCTTCAGGTGAAAACAACTATAACGTGGTCATTGTGATCATGGAAAGCATGAGTACCGCCAGGATGGAAAGGCACGGAAATACCAAACACCTTACACCTTTTTTAGACAGCCTTTCGCACAAAAGCTATTATTTTGAGAATATATATACGGCTGGAATCCACACTTTTAATGGTGTATTCAGTACGCTTTTTTCATTTCCGGCAATTTATCGCCAGAACCCTATGAAAGAAAGTACCATGTTTAAGTATAACGGGATTGGCAATACATTAAAGAAGAATGGTTATTCCACGACTTATTTCACTACCCACGATGGTCAGTTTGATAATATCGAAGGATTTTTAAGGGCAAATGATTTTGAGAATATCATCACACTGTCGGATTATCCCTCAAAAGAAGCCAAAACCACTTTGGGTGTCCCCGACGATTTTATGTTCGAATTTTCTATACCGGTCATAGATAATCTTTATAAAGAAAAGAAGCCATTTTTTGTGGCATTTATGACCGCCAGTGACCATGGCCCTTATTATCTCCCGGATTATTTTAAACCTAAAAACAAGAATATCAAAGATCAGATGGTTGAATATGCCGATTGGTCATTGAGAAAATTCATTTCTTTGGCTTCAGCAAAGGAATGGTTTAACAATACAATTTTTGTTTTTGTCGCAGATCATGGTGCGCCGATCAATACAGTTTATGACATCCCGATGGATTATCATCATACGCCGCTCATTTTTTATGCACCGGGAATTTTAAAAGAAGCACGGACCTTTGATTGCATAGGTGGTCAGATCGATATCTTCCCGACAATCATGGGAATTCTTAACCAATCTTATATTAATAATACTTTAGGAATAGATTTGCTTTCCGATACCCGGCCGTATATTTTTATCAACCATGAAGATAAATTTGGGGTGATTAACCAGGAGTATCTCCTGATTATGAAAAATGATAACGGGAAAGCTCTTTACAAATATCGGAATAAGGACAAAAAAGATTATCAGAATGAGCAGCAGCAGTTATTACATGAGATAGAAGAATATACGATATCAAACCTGCAGGTATTTCAGTTCCTGATGCAAAGTGAGAAGAAGTATATTGAATAA
- a CDS encoding alpha-glucosidase: MPDNRSHQNSSNDIPDRKWWKEAVVYQIYPRSFKDSDGDGVGDLKGIISKLDYVKSLGIDVVWLNPVYASPNDDNGYDISDYRDIMKEFGTMEDFDNLLKGMHERSLKLVMDLVVNHCSSEQEWFKQARSSRDNPYRNYFHWWPAEKGKPAKRYSFFDVNNDAWKYDSLTNAYYLHYFSVKQPDLNWENPEVREEIFSMMRFWFDKGIDGFRMDVIPFISKDTTFPELPAKYKGDMIKYYANGPHLHEYLQAMNREVLDKYDIMTVAEGAGVSYNEALDFVDPERHELNMAYHFDGVSLGYLPDEFKVPDPNGYSLVEFKEIYSHWDSVFAEKGWGTIYLGNHDQPRMVTRWGNDSPEFRELSSKMLATFLLTMRGTPYYYSGDELGMANIKFDNIEDYRDIESINMYQQVVNNNGDVKKFTEAQKISARDNGRTPFQWDNSPNAGFTTGNPWLKVNPNYQSINVAIQQDDPNSVLNYFRKLVQLRKKELTLVYGQYELLDKENPDVYAYTRDLNGKKILVLLNFKDKISIANTGIELKKTKILMNNYPIPPAENHLRPYEALIYEL, translated from the coding sequence ATGCCGGATAATAGATCTCATCAAAACAGCAGCAATGATATTCCCGACAGGAAATGGTGGAAAGAAGCCGTGGTGTACCAGATCTACCCGCGCAGTTTTAAAGATAGCGACGGCGATGGTGTCGGCGATCTGAAAGGCATCATTTCCAAGCTCGATTATGTTAAAAGTTTAGGGATCGATGTGGTATGGCTGAACCCGGTCTATGCTTCGCCGAATGATGATAACGGCTATGATATCAGCGATTACCGGGATATCATGAAGGAATTCGGGACGATGGAGGATTTCGACAACCTGCTGAAAGGCATGCACGAACGCAGCCTTAAGCTCGTGATGGATCTGGTGGTTAACCATTGCAGTTCGGAACAGGAGTGGTTTAAACAGGCCAGGAGTTCCCGCGACAATCCTTACCGCAATTATTTCCACTGGTGGCCGGCGGAAAAAGGGAAACCGGCAAAGCGATACAGCTTTTTTGATGTAAATAACGATGCCTGGAAATATGACAGCCTGACCAACGCGTATTACCTGCATTACTTTTCTGTAAAACAGCCTGATCTGAACTGGGAAAACCCGGAAGTCAGGGAGGAGATCTTTAGCATGATGCGCTTCTGGTTCGATAAGGGTATCGATGGTTTCCGTATGGATGTCATCCCTTTCATATCAAAAGATACGACGTTTCCTGAATTGCCGGCAAAATACAAGGGCGATATGATCAAATATTACGCGAACGGGCCACACCTGCATGAGTATCTGCAAGCCATGAACCGGGAAGTGTTAGACAAATACGATATCATGACGGTAGCGGAAGGCGCCGGCGTTTCATACAACGAAGCCCTCGATTTCGTTGACCCTGAGCGCCACGAGCTAAATATGGCCTACCATTTCGATGGGGTCAGCCTGGGCTATCTTCCCGATGAATTCAAGGTACCAGACCCAAATGGCTACAGCCTTGTTGAGTTTAAAGAGATCTACTCGCATTGGGACAGCGTTTTTGCTGAAAAAGGCTGGGGCACCATTTATCTCGGTAATCACGACCAGCCCCGTATGGTTACCAGGTGGGGAAACGACAGTCCTGAATTCAGGGAACTTTCATCTAAAATGCTTGCAACTTTTTTGCTGACAATGAGGGGGACGCCGTATTATTATTCTGGGGATGAATTGGGCATGGCAAACATAAAGTTTGATAATATTGAAGATTACCGGGATATTGAGTCCATTAATATGTACCAGCAAGTCGTGAATAATAACGGGGATGTGAAAAAATTCACCGAAGCCCAGAAAATATCGGCAAGGGATAATGGACGGACGCCTTTTCAATGGGATAATTCACCCAATGCAGGTTTTACGACCGGAAACCCATGGTTAAAAGTTAATCCAAATTATCAAAGCATAAATGTCGCCATTCAACAAGATGATCCCAATTCGGTGCTTAACTATTTCAGGAAGCTGGTTCAGTTGAGAAAAAAGGAACTGACCCTGGTCTATGGGCAATATGAATTATTAGACAAAGAGAATCCTGATGTCTATGCTTATACTCGGGATTTGAACGGAAAAAAAATATTGGTCCTGCTGAATTTTAAAGATAAAATATCAATTGCCAATACCGGGATTGAATTGAAAAAAACGAAAATCCTGATGAATAACTACCCCATCCCTCCTGCTGAAAATCATTTGCGCCCATATGAAGCTTTGATATATGAACTATAG
- a CDS encoding cupin domain-containing protein: MFIRDLQDCEEFFAGDNTILREILHPDKEKLHFRYSLAHAMLKPGKTSQPHKLKTSEVYYILEGEGIMHIDDETAEVNPGQAIYIPPDSSQYIHNSGNSDLKFLCIVDPAWRKEDEEVM; encoded by the coding sequence ATGTTTATCAGAGACCTACAGGATTGCGAGGAGTTTTTCGCCGGGGACAATACCATCCTTCGCGAAATCCTGCACCCTGACAAAGAAAAACTGCATTTTCGTTACAGTCTGGCACATGCGATGCTGAAACCCGGCAAAACATCCCAACCGCATAAATTAAAGACATCAGAAGTGTATTACATTCTGGAAGGAGAAGGCATCATGCATATTGATGATGAAACAGCAGAAGTTAATCCTGGCCAGGCAATTTATATCCCACCGGATTCAAGTCAATATATCCACAATTCCGGAAATTCCGACCTGAAGTTTCTATGCATCGTCGATCCGGCCTGGCGGAAAGAAGATGAAGAGGTAATGTAG
- a CDS encoding putative toxin-antitoxin system toxin component, PIN family: MIANKVRVIIDTNVWVSFLIGKSLSGLIDHLNSGKIRIILSTKQLDELVIVLSRPKFHKYFNKVQILQFLDLIEVVSDIIEITSEVEICRDPKDNFLLATAKDGNANFIITGDLDLLELESFEKTKIIDYQSFDKEFSFLST; this comes from the coding sequence ATGATAGCAAATAAAGTCAGGGTTATCATCGATACAAATGTCTGGGTATCTTTTTTGATTGGTAAAAGCCTTTCTGGATTAATTGATCATCTTAACTCAGGTAAAATCAGGATAATTCTCAGTACCAAGCAACTCGATGAATTGGTGATCGTTTTATCAAGGCCAAAGTTTCATAAATACTTTAACAAAGTTCAAATTCTCCAATTTCTTGATTTAATTGAAGTAGTCTCTGATATTATTGAAATTACTTCTGAAGTTGAAATTTGCCGGGATCCAAAGGATAACTTTTTGTTGGCAACCGCCAAAGACGGAAATGCTAACTTTATTATTACCGGAGATCTTGATTTATTGGAACTCGAGTCTTTTGAAAAAACAAAAATTATTGATTATCAAAGTTTTGATAAAGAATTTAGTTTTTTATCGACTTAA
- the sufB gene encoding Fe-S cluster assembly protein SufB has translation MPDTNEILDKLTQSEYKYGFVSDIDTETAPIGLDESTVRYISSKKNEPEWMLEFRLKAYRHWLTMKEPKWAHITYPTINYQDIIFYAAPRKKKNLTSLEEVDPDLLATFNKLGISLEEQKKLSGVAVDAVIDSVSVKTTFQETLQKHGIIFCSFSEAVTNHPELVRKYMGMVVPYTDNYFAALNSAVFSDGSFCFIPKGVRSPIELSTYFRINAANTGQFERTLIIAEEGGYVSYMEGCTAPMRDENQLHAAVVEIIAMENAEVKYSTVQNWYPGDKEGKGGIYNFVTKRGLCKGANSKISWTQVETGSAITWKYPSCILMGDNSIGEFYSVAVTNNYQQADTGTKMVHIGKNTRSTIISKGISAGHSNNSYRGQVRITARAENARNFSQCDSLLLGSKCGAHTWPYIDVDNRTAIVEHEATTSKISEDQLFYCQQRGIDMEKAIGLIVNGYAKEVLKQLPMEFAVEAQKLLSISLEGSVG, from the coding sequence ATGCCGGATACTAATGAAATACTTGATAAGTTAACGCAAAGCGAATATAAATACGGTTTCGTGTCGGATATCGATACGGAAACCGCCCCCATAGGCCTTGACGAAAGTACGGTCCGTTATATTTCTTCGAAGAAAAATGAGCCGGAATGGATGCTTGAATTCCGCCTGAAGGCATATCGGCACTGGCTCACCATGAAAGAGCCGAAATGGGCGCACATCACTTATCCTACCATCAACTACCAGGATATCATCTTTTATGCAGCCCCGAGAAAGAAAAAAAACCTCACCAGCCTCGAAGAGGTAGACCCGGATTTACTGGCGACATTCAATAAACTGGGGATATCGCTTGAGGAACAAAAAAAACTGTCAGGTGTGGCCGTTGATGCAGTCATTGACAGTGTTTCAGTGAAGACCACTTTCCAGGAAACGCTTCAAAAACACGGTATCATCTTCTGCTCCTTCAGCGAGGCTGTCACAAATCACCCGGAACTTGTCAGGAAATATATGGGCATGGTTGTCCCTTACACTGACAACTATTTTGCAGCCCTTAACTCGGCCGTTTTCAGCGACGGGTCATTTTGCTTTATCCCCAAAGGGGTGCGCAGTCCAATCGAACTGTCGACCTATTTCCGCATCAACGCAGCCAATACCGGGCAATTTGAACGGACACTTATCATTGCTGAGGAAGGCGGCTATGTCAGCTATATGGAGGGCTGTACAGCCCCGATGCGAGACGAAAACCAACTCCATGCCGCTGTTGTGGAGATTATCGCGATGGAAAACGCCGAGGTGAAATATTCGACGGTCCAGAACTGGTACCCGGGCGATAAGGAAGGCAAAGGCGGCATTTATAACTTTGTAACCAAACGTGGCCTTTGTAAGGGGGCCAACTCGAAAATATCATGGACGCAAGTGGAAACCGGTTCGGCGATTACCTGGAAGTACCCGAGCTGCATCCTGATGGGCGACAACTCGATCGGGGAGTTCTATTCGGTGGCTGTGACGAACAATTACCAGCAAGCCGATACAGGGACCAAGATGGTTCACATCGGGAAAAATACCCGGAGCACGATTATCTCAAAAGGGATCTCCGCCGGACATAGCAACAACAGTTACCGCGGACAGGTCCGCATCACGGCGAGGGCAGAAAACGCGCGAAATTTCTCCCAGTGCGACTCACTCCTGCTAGGCAGTAAATGCGGCGCACACACCTGGCCTTACATAGATGTGGACAACCGGACGGCCATCGTGGAGCATGAAGCGACGACATCGAAAATTTCGGAAGACCAGCTCTTCTATTGCCAGCAGCGCGGTATCGACATGGAAAAAGCCATCGGGCTGATTGTCAATGGCTATGCTAAAGAGGTACTGAAACAGCTACCCATGGAATTTGCCGTGGAAGCGCAGAAGCTGCTGAGTATATCATTAGAGGGAAGCGTTGGATAA
- the sufC gene encoding Fe-S cluster assembly ATPase SufC → MKLLEIRNLHVSINGKEIIHGLNLEVNAGEVHAIMGPNGTGKSTLALAIAGKDGYEITEGEVIYKGQVINDMPPEERARIGIFLGFQYPVEIPGVSLTNFMRTALNEIREYRGLPQMSASDFLKMMEEKKKLVEIQSKLTNRSVNEGFSGGEKKKNEIFQMAMLEPFLAVLDETDSGLDIDALKIVANGVNMLKTPENATIVITHYQRLLQYIIPDFVHVIYNGKIVRSGGKELALKLEEKGYEWIKDFPGL, encoded by the coding sequence ATGAAGTTATTAGAGATAAGAAACCTGCATGTTTCGATCAACGGGAAGGAGATCATCCACGGGTTGAACCTGGAGGTTAATGCCGGAGAAGTGCATGCGATCATGGGTCCGAACGGGACGGGCAAAAGCACACTGGCCCTTGCAATAGCCGGTAAAGATGGCTATGAGATCACTGAAGGGGAAGTCATTTACAAAGGGCAGGTTATCAATGATATGCCACCCGAAGAACGGGCCAGGATAGGCATCTTTCTCGGGTTTCAATACCCTGTGGAAATACCCGGTGTCAGCCTGACCAATTTCATGCGCACTGCACTTAACGAAATCCGCGAATACAGGGGCCTGCCGCAAATGTCAGCCAGTGATTTCCTGAAAATGATGGAAGAAAAAAAGAAACTGGTGGAAATCCAGTCGAAGCTCACCAACCGCTCGGTCAATGAAGGGTTTTCAGGCGGCGAGAAAAAGAAGAACGAGATCTTCCAGATGGCGATGCTGGAACCATTCCTGGCTGTGCTGGATGAGACCGATTCCGGGCTCGACATCGATGCCCTCAAGATCGTGGCTAACGGAGTGAACATGTTGAAGACCCCGGAAAATGCCACCATCGTCATAACCCATTACCAACGCCTGCTGCAATACATAATACCTGATTTTGTGCACGTGATCTATAACGGCAAAATCGTCAGGTCCGGCGGGAAAGAACTGGCTTTGAAACTGGAAGAAAAAGGCTATGAGTGGATTAAAGACTTTCCAGGTCTATAG
- the sufD gene encoding Fe-S cluster assembly protein SufD, with amino-acid sequence MKATVENGSFKERLLRLYEDQGSVISRNDTHYTAKVRSKGFGNFRALNLPDRKNELWKNTDLTAVLNQDYTKYLEKTESGPDLDFMFTCEVHNFETDQVSFLNGWHVRTAKDLRHLPGGIIIGSLGEAFQQYPDLIERHYGRYADSGKDLFLAMNTAFARDGLFIYVPDNVVVEKPVQMISIINHNENLLLQNRNLVIIGKNSHMTLVMCDDSTNQQASFNNSVTEIYLDENAGLEHYKLQNLNNNSTLLNSTYFHQEAGSRLNTFAITLNGGLIRNYSNVKLNGRGADAHVNGLYLVDKKQHVDNRVFVEHAVPDCTSNELFKGILDDEASAVFNGHVLVQRDAQRTNAYQQNRNILLTDKATVNTRPFLEIYADDVKCSHGATVGRLDNEALFYLRSRGICLASARLLLMYAFAAEVINKMSLDPLMYRVDEMVKQRLRGELHVCETCVLHCANQEKEIHFDIDLSKI; translated from the coding sequence ATGAAAGCAACAGTTGAGAACGGTTCGTTCAAAGAAAGACTCCTCAGGCTATATGAGGATCAAGGGAGCGTTATTTCACGGAACGATACACACTATACCGCAAAGGTCAGGTCAAAAGGGTTTGGAAATTTCCGTGCCCTGAACTTACCTGACCGGAAGAATGAATTATGGAAAAATACGGATCTTACCGCCGTCCTCAACCAGGATTACACCAAATATCTTGAAAAGACCGAATCCGGCCCTGATCTCGATTTCATGTTTACCTGCGAAGTGCATAATTTTGAAACCGACCAGGTTTCTTTCCTGAACGGATGGCATGTCCGTACGGCCAAAGATCTTCGTCATTTGCCCGGTGGGATCATTATCGGAAGCCTTGGCGAAGCTTTTCAGCAATATCCCGATTTGATCGAGCGGCACTATGGCCGGTATGCCGATTCCGGCAAGGACCTCTTCCTCGCCATGAACACGGCTTTTGCCCGCGATGGTCTGTTTATATACGTACCCGATAACGTCGTGGTTGAAAAGCCGGTCCAGATGATCAGCATCATCAACCATAATGAAAACCTCCTGCTGCAGAACCGAAATCTGGTTATCATTGGCAAAAACAGCCACATGACGCTGGTGATGTGTGATGATTCGACCAACCAGCAGGCCAGTTTCAACAACTCGGTCACCGAAATTTACCTGGATGAAAACGCAGGCCTGGAGCATTACAAGCTGCAAAACCTCAACAATAACTCCACGTTGCTGAATTCAACCTATTTTCACCAGGAAGCCGGCAGCCGGCTGAATACTTTTGCCATTACCCTGAATGGCGGCCTGATCCGGAATTATTCCAATGTGAAACTTAACGGCCGCGGAGCTGATGCCCATGTCAATGGGCTTTACCTGGTTGATAAGAAGCAGCATGTTGATAACCGCGTCTTCGTAGAACATGCCGTGCCGGATTGCACGAGCAATGAGCTGTTCAAGGGAATCCTCGACGATGAGGCTTCTGCTGTTTTTAACGGCCATGTCCTGGTGCAGCGCGATGCCCAGCGGACCAATGCCTACCAGCAGAACCGGAATATCCTGCTGACCGACAAAGCCACCGTGAACACCAGGCCTTTCCTTGAGATATATGCCGATGACGTTAAATGCAGCCACGGTGCGACCGTTGGGCGACTCGATAACGAAGCGCTCTTTTATCTCCGGTCACGGGGTATTTGCTTAGCCAGCGCACGATTATTGCTCATGTATGCTTTCGCTGCCGAAGTCATCAATAAAATGTCGCTTGATCCCCTCATGTACCGGGTTGATGAGATGGTAAAACAGCGTTTGCGAGGTGAATTGCACGTCTGTGAAACATGCGTCCTGCATTGTGCCAACCAGGAGAAGGAAATCCATTTCGACATTGATCTGAGCAAGATCTGA